A window of the Brassica napus cultivar Da-Ae chromosome C5, Da-Ae, whole genome shotgun sequence genome harbors these coding sequences:
- the LOC111209494 gene encoding uncharacterized protein LOC111209494, whose amino-acid sequence MASSRVFMDTDVQPTKDYLAWLSSNLDIANKITAEVVTKREPVTLEELYSYIKQETAKVAWFECTTTIDDIVQSSSWYYISCGGCNSNTIKGSTSLICNNKKCVKREVTGVPQYLTKIAVYDKSEQAVFVILGDAGKELTGKHASELVAKYFESNEELGANHLVPVLQALLDTIGHTHKFIVKISDHNLTGKTQTITVTKILPPEAPLAIAHLEEGTTPAVSDDVLKGVGDEPGPSTSFEHSAGDRVRKSSESFESLEAKRSKSG is encoded by the exons ATGGCATCATCTAGAGTGTTTATGGATACTGATGTCCAGCCTACCAAGGATTATCTTGCATG GCTGAGCTCTAACTTGGACATTGCTAATAAGATTACGGCAGAGGTTGTCACTAAGCGTGAGCCAGTAACACTAGAGGAACTATACTCTTACATCAAGCAGGAGACTGCTAAG GTTGCTTGGTTTGAGTGCACAACAACTATAGATGATATTGTCCAGAGTTCTTCTTGGTATTATATTTCTTGTGGTGGGTGTAATAGTAACACAATCAAAGGGTCTACTTCACTAATTTGCAACAATAAGAAGTGTGTGAAAAGGGAGGTTACAGGCGTTCCTCA ATATCTCACGAAGATTGCTGTTTATGATAAGAGTGAACAAGCAGTTTTTGTCATTCTTGGTGATGCTGGTAAAGAGTTGACTGGGAAGCATGCATCCGAATTGGTTGCCAAATATTTTGAG TCAAATGAGGAATTAGGAGCTAACCATCTCGTGCCGGTACTGCAAGCTTTACTTGATACGATAGGGCACACGCACAAGTTCATTGTCAAAATCTCAGATCATAACCTAACAGGCAAGACTCAAACCATAACTGTCACAAAGATACTTCCACCAGAAGCTCCACTTGCTATAGCACACTTGGAAGAAGGCACTACTCCAGCAGTGTCCGATGATGTTTTGAAGGGTGTAGGTGATGAACCTGGTCCTTCTACAAGCTTTGAGCATTCCGCTGGTGATAGGGTCAGAAAATCCTCTGAGAGTTTTGAATCACTTGAAGCAAAGCGTTCCAAGAGTGGCTAA